In Procambarus clarkii isolate CNS0578487 chromosome 60, FALCON_Pclarkii_2.0, whole genome shotgun sequence, one genomic interval encodes:
- the LOC138353896 gene encoding splicing regulatory glutamine/lysine-rich protein 1-like: MFSILSYKKQLFCTTPHYSTRVRHHTRPTYTQNIHTRNQQIPRLTIAHHRARKTITEQEKPSQSKKAHHRARKPITEQGKPSQSKKAHHRARKTITEQEKPSQSKKNHHRARKTITEQESPSQSKENHHRARKPITEQEKPSQSKKNHHRARKPITEQEKPSQSKKAHHRARKTITEQEKPSQSKKNHHRARKTITEQEKPSQSKKNHHRARKPITEQEKPSQSKKNHHRARKTITEQEKPSQSKKNHHRARKPSQSKKNHHRARKTITEQEKPSQSKKTITEQEKPSQSKKNHHRARKTITEQEKPSQSKKNHHRARKTITEQEKPSQSKKNHHRARKTITEQEKPSQSKKNHHRARKTITEQEKPSQSKKNHHRARKTITEQESPSQSKKNHHRARKTITEQEKPSQSKKNHHRARKTITEHETPSQSKKNHHRARKTITEQEQPSQSKKNHYRARKTITEQEKPSQSKKNHHRARKPITEQEKPSQSKKNHHRARKTITEQEKPSQSKKNHHRARKTITEQEKPSQSKKNHHRARKPITEQESPSQSKKNHHRARKPITEQESPSQSKKNHHRARKPITEQEKPSQSKKNHHRARKTITEQENPSQSKKNHHRARKTITEQEKPSQSKKMQHKQYQKATLSRISNNKH, translated from the coding sequence ATGTTCAGCATACTATCATACAAGAAACAACTATTCTGCACAACACCCCACTACTCTACTAGGGTCAGACACCACACCCGTCCAACATATACACAgaatatacacacaagaaatcaaCAAATAcccaggctaaccatagcccatcACAGAGCAAGAAAAACCATCACAGAGCAAGAAAAACCATCACAGAGCAAGAAAGCCCATCACAGAGCAAGAAAGCCCATCACAGAGCAAGGAAAACCATCACAGAGCAAGAAAGCCCATCACAGAGCAAGAAAAACCATCACAGAGCAAGAAAAACCATCACAGAGCAAGAAAAACCATCACAGAGCAAGAAAAACCATCACAGAGCAAGAAAGCCCATCACAGAGCAAGGAAAACCATCACAGAGCAAGAAAGCCCATCACAGAGCAAGAAAAACCATCACAGAGCAAGAAAAACCATCACAGAGCAAGAAAGCCCATCACAGAGCAAGAAAAACCATCACAGAGCAAGAAAGCCCATCACAGAGCAAGAAAAACCATCACAGAGCAAGAAAAACCATCACAGAGCAAGAAAAACCATCACAGAGCAAGAAAAACCATCACAGAGCAAGAAAAACCATCACAGAGCAAGAAAAACCATCACAGAGCAAGAAAGCCCATCACAGAGCAAGAAAAACCATCACAGAGCAAGAAAAACCATCACAGAGCAAGAAAAACCATCACAGAGCAAGAAAAACCATCACAGAGCAAGAAAAACCATCACAGAGCAAGAAAACCATCACAGAGCAAGAAAAACCATCACAGAGCAAGAAAAACCATCACAGAGCAAGAAAAACCATCACAGAGCAAGAAAACCATCACAGAGCAAGAAAAACCATCACAGAGCAAGAAAAACCATCACAGAGCAAGAAAAACCATCACAGAGCAAGAAAAACCATCACAGAGCAAGAAAAACCATCACAGAGCAAGAAAAACCATCACAGAGCAAGAAAAACCATCACAGAGCAAGAAAAACCATCACAGAGCAAGAAAAACCATCACAGAGCAAGAAAAACCATCACAGAGCAAGAAAAACCATCACAGAGCAAGAAAAACCATCACAGAGCAAGAAAAACCATCACAGAGCAAGAAAAACCATCACAGAGCAAGGAAAACCATCACAGAGCAAGAAAGCCCATCACAGAGCAAGAAAAACCATCACAGAGCAAGAAAAACCATCACAGAGCAAGAAAAACCATCACAGAGCAAGAAAAACCATCACAGAGCAAGAAAAACCATCACAGAGCATGAAACACCATCACAGAGCAAGAAAAACCATCACAGAGCAAGAAAAACCATCACAGAGCAAGAACAACCATCACAGAGCAAGAAAAACCATTACAGAGCAAGAAAAACCATCACAGAGCAAGAAAAACCATCACAGAGCAAGAAAAACCATCACAGAGCAAGAAAGCCCATCACAGAGCAAGAAAAACCATCACAGAGCAAGAAAAACCATCACAGAGCAAGAAAAACCATCACAGAGCAAGAAAAACCATCACAGAGCAAGAAAAACCATCACAGAGCAAGAAAAACCATCACAGAGCAAGAAAAACCATCACAGAGCAAGAAAAACCATCACAGAGCAAGAAAACCCATCACAGAGCAAGAAAGCCCATCACAGAGCAAGAAAAACCATCACAGAGCAAGAAAACCCATCACAGAGCAAGAAAGCCCATCACAGAGCAAGAAAAACCATCACAGAGCAAGAAAACCCATCACAGAGCAAGAAAAACCATCACAGAGCAAGAAAAACCATCACAGAGCAAGAAAAACCATCACAGAGCAAGAAAACCCATCACAGAGCAAGAAAAACCATCACAGAGCAAGAAAAACCATCACAGAGCAAGAAAAACCATCACAGAGCAAGAAAATGCAACACAAACAATACCAAAAAGCAACACTATCAAGAATAAGCAATAACAAACACTAG